CAAAGAAGAACATCTCAAACAAGGTGCAGCTGGTACAGCGCTGACAAAAATTACACACACTCAGTTGACTTTTGAGCCCTCCGATACTCAAGCATCTTGGATATCATATCATCCACCATATTGTCTTGCTGGAACAATAGTAAATGATAGCTGAAACTCGTCACCTTTTCCGTCAGTACAAACTAGAAATGCAAACGTTCAACAAACCAAAGCCAATAACCAGGTCACCTCAGATGACTCCATAAACTGACAATGGCTCAttggcttttttcttgttttggcAGTTgctaaatgtgcattttttacaataattattatgggTGGATTTGTATAAATAAGATTAATACTATAATAACAATGACTACAGTGGAGTCACTTTTCATGATTATTCCGTTACAAAAGGTcacacaaaaaccaaaactTACAGAAACCGAAGAAAATGTTCCCATAGAAACTAACATAAATGCAAGTAAACTGTACCAGacatccaaaaatattaacataaaatacattttatcgaGATGAAAGAAAGGAGACAAATAGAGGTTATTCATTATTCTGTTACCTTCTGTGAACACGGAAATaacccacatacacacaaatatagtaAAGATGATGAAAGTATTCCGtagccagaatctgtctatagtgtcccaactcttaaAAAGACACTATAAATTCTTAACCAACATGTAGATGCTTTGTTTTGGCACTTGATTCCACCAACTAGTTTGTTAGACATATTTTTAGCAATCATTTTCATTGAAttctataaaatgtaaaattatgaaatgtATATATACTAAAACCGAGGTTCCGCTGAGTGTTTGCTGAGGATTTTTGCAGTTTAACAATCCAGTGAAAAACAGAAGGGGCAAAGTTTAGCAACACACAGCATTTGACTCGCTGACAAAAGCTTTGGCCGGTAGAGTACTAACAAGTCTGACCTTTCACCTTAGCTGCATTGGAGGTCCACAAAAGTCATCTTACTCTGAGCAATAATCCCTGAAAGAACATGCAGTCAACATGTACTAACCTAACTTTTGACCTCATCTACTTCAGGCCATTTTGATCTTTCATTTCAGTCTCTGAAAGCTTCAAGAAGCTTGTTTGAACATGTCTGACCTTTGACTTTAGCTTGGTCAGACATTCTAAACAATAATCCCTGGAAGTTTAAAGTGGATTTCGAGCTACagactaacattagcatgcgggccgcgggccaaatgtggcccgcaggacactagtttgaggcccccgccttgatatgaaagtttaattttattgcagcccgtgcaagtttgatatggatgctgtatggtatcatgtaccctgaaaaaattattacgtttgattaatgttcatgttaaagtgtaaataacttaatagttatcctccctatccgtgtgaaagtggtaagtttttggctatttaagtttaaaggaaataacttgaaggctaccgtttaggtcgctagctctctagtttgcgagttagcatgtgtctcaagaccctgcagttgcgcaatatgttgcaaataaaaaaaaagtatcaatgtgactatagtcgttttgtcatgtctacagggctctaataattctttggtaattttaatctgaaaaaataatttgtatacccaccaactatatgtggtttcttaagtttttatcatttgccgttttattattattattatatttatttattactgattgattgattttctttattcttgatttatttatttttcatcttattttgtgcagaaaaataaaaattaagatatttgagaacagtggaatgttttatcagagcttttattgtagaaaatcggaaccaaagcactgaaaaagtttgtatatttttctgtttttaataaatgcgttattttttttttttttaaacctgatgcggcccagccttgcccagaccctagctctagtggcccccaggtaaattgagtttgagacccctgctgtagtatAATGACAATATGGTCAAAGTCAAAGTGCCagtaaaaatctaaactacCTTACAGGCAGCCAAATATAGACCGTTTATTGTCACTCAACAATGAGTTGAGGCAGGCTCAGAATAGATTGGTCTTATGTTGCAACTCTTGAACTGTAAAAGATATCAACAAGAGAGCCTGGACACATGACACAAACAGTGGACAAAGTATAACTTGCGGCAACAAAAACACTAATTCCCctcaataaaatattacatttaggTGAATGGtgatttgtctatatgtgacatGTGatcgcctctcgcacaaagtcaAATgagataggccccagcatacccACACACCCGAATAAaggtttgtttatgttgttgttgtcattgtaATTGTTGCTGTTCTTGTCTCTCTTTTTGTATTGTCCCCCTATTGTCCATGTACTCCCaactctgttttcttttttcttcttttctatcacCTCCTGCTCCAGTAGTTGTATTCCTCAGACACCTCTCATCCTAAGTCTTCCCACTGAAAATGTTTCCTGTCCCGGTCACAACTAAGGAGGGGAGACACCTCTTTAAAATTCCATCTTAGTGACTGTAAAACACGAGAAAAAAACATCTAGAGGCCATGTGGACTCAGACGACTGTCTAATTCCGTCTGGCCCATTATGTTGTACACAAGTCAATTTCTGTGACCTACagcgaggaaggaaggagaaggTTGCCAACACCTCCCTGGCAGCAACTCCCTCACTGTCACTTTATTGGACCGCATAAAACACGTGCTTAATTTGCAACCGCATGACGTGTGTATTTAATAATCACATTTTATGATTAATTTACTTAATCCTGATTGATGCTAGTAAAAATGACATAACAGGGCAAGTGGTTCCGAGTCGAAAGTTTCACTTGactttgtaaatgtaaatgttggcATACATGTAAATGTCAGATGAATAGTGTTGTTAGAGTAGTTTCCAGTTCTACGAGTTCTTCGTGGTCTTGTGAATGTCACATACATTAATAGCGCTCCAGGCAAAGTGTGAAAAAGAGGGAGAATGTAAATCAGAGTATCACCAGTAATCACCGTGGATGTTCAGAACATACGCCCTGCAGCCATTTGGCAGAAATATTCGGTTAAATAATAGCAGAGGTCTGATATAATAACATTTAATGGGCCCTAACTTTAGAGCAACTCTTCTGAATGAACTCAAAGGGAAATTCCATAAATATTGCGGTAGCAGCTGAGCGGTTATGGACACAGAAGTTGATCATCTCCAGGAGTAAATCATAAGGGCCACCACACAACGTTTGGATTCCAACACTTGTGTTGTGGAATGAATTTAACAGACGATAGAAGCTTGGCAGTGAACAGAAAGTAAGACGTTTGAGAAAGCAATACGTTGCTCAACACATCGCGTATCGTCCTGCATAACATGTGAGTCATTCCTGACAGTAAATGTGCTCACACTGTGAAGTCATACCATATcttatcatgttaaaaaaagcaTCTCAAACATTTAAGCAGGGGTGGTGTAATGGGACATTCTTCTACTTTACTTGGTTAAAAATGCTTTACAATATGCAGATAAGGATTTCCTTTGATTGTACTGTGGGTATTTTTTGTAAGCTAACATCTGAGGTTTAATATGCTTTAATATATCACCCTGTAACTTTAAGATGCTTAGGTAAATCACCACAAAATTTAGTACACACCTTTAAGCGACTGATAAGCACGTGTCTGAAAAATctgagcaagattggttaaaGAAAATAGGGCCCAAAACCCTCAATTCTTCAGCATTTTTCCTGACCATGCAAGTTCTGTTGTGATTTATTatgggtcaaaggtcagctgaATGAATATTGGACAATCTGGTGTCCAACAGTGCTCTGTCCACAAAACAGCTGTTTGTGAAGTAGCGGAGGTAGAGGAGCAGTGACCATGAGGTAGGTCTTTAGCTCCACAGAAAATGAAACATCCTATTGCTGCCTTATTCCTGTTCAGATACACAAGATTACACACATAGATTTGTCATAGATTTTCCCTTCCGGACCACGTACCAtaaaacggggttataagggacagtgggaaaatgttttttgaatgatttgttttttgaatgcagaatttcatttaaaaaattttccccaaaattgtccCTTGTTACCCCAAAAATTACCccgccgtcccttataaccccgttttacggtacgTCGGACTGTATTTCTGGGACTGCGACCCAACGTATCATTGGCACAAGGCGGCTCAATGTGCTTTCCTGCCGAGAGTTGCATCCGGCATCAAATTCTACTTTCCATGCAAACAGTAACTTTATTAGGAGGAAGTAgataatttcaatttcaaaacACATGAGGATGAAAATGTTTCTAAACATCCACTCTCATTGTGTTGCTTGTGCTATTATTTACACCACATAGTGGCGCTATTATTAAACTCCATCATTTGGCCCCATAAATTGGATTGACTTTAAGTCAAGTTTCACACTGCTCAATACACAAGATTATTTGTTTATAACTAAATAAGTTtataactaaatttgaaacacttatatgctaagACTATGTTAAacagccatagcatttcagtatgtggaatcaaactatggaatggattgagtaaggaactcaaacaatgcacaacgatgagccaattcaagaaacaatacaagcagttaatatttgctaaatacaaggatgaagagtcttgccattttttttaaacgacaAACTACTGAGGAGTGAACATGGATTTCCGAAAGCTGTGATATGAAAAATCCACAAGATCTCATGGAAAGTTCTTGTATACTTTACCGATCACAAGATTTTGGATCGGCATAAAAATAAATCCAGTGGTGAATTAAAATCACGCCAACCTAATGATATGGCACttacatatcattcattcattcattttctaccgctttttcctcacgagggtcgcggggggtgctggagcctatcccagctgtcttcgggcgtaaggcggggtacaccctggactggtcgccagccaatcacagggcaacttACATATCATGTTGAAccaaaacatatacatacataaggATAAAAAGTCACAACTGTAGGATAAGGCCCATTGAATAAACAACGGATGAAGAATACCATGTTTTTCTGCATGTAGTCCTTAGGGAAAAAGTCCCTATGCATCACTTTATATATGACAGCagcaaatatgacaaatattacTGTTTTGGCAAGATGCCCTTAGATTTCTAGCTTCCACATACTTTTGTGGAAGTTACAAAACAGCCCCAACGCACTGTAAAAGGATCAGTTGCTGAAATTTGACCTGTATTTCCTCGCAGAGAAAACATTAACAAGCAGTCACTCAATGTACAGTGAGTGAGCTGACACAGCCGCCTTTCAACACCACACCTTTCTTTGTGccaacaccaccaccaaaaGACTGGCTGGCCCAGAGCTGCTACTGGGCAGATGTATGGAAAAGGCAGAAATCATGACATTTTGTAGACAGgtgctgtgggatttcaagcaaaaaacattccaaaagttgaaaaaaagctACATAAAGGTGGCATCAAGAGATAAAACACAGGATGTATAAGTGCAGGTAACATTTGCTCTTATCAGGGAGCCAGCAGAGATGCTttaccttaaaaaaaataccataaaacTACTTCCTACTTACTTCAAAGCCAATGCAGTGGAGGTGTTTTCATTCCATGACTTTTCCACAACTTTAACAACACGTTAGATACTATCAAATGAAATAAGTCACTCACATGTCCAGCACTAAAATACACTTCCGTCACAGGTTCTGCCTGGTGGGTGACTGACTGCTGGACGTCAGCCGGTGTGAGAGGGCGGTGCTCGGACGTGGACACATCCCACAGCTGCTGCCTCTGCCCCGGCTGCTGTCAATCCGCAGGAGGAGACACGGATATCTCCagcttgttctttttttttctctcaccaCCACGCCTTCCTTCGTAGTGCAGATGACTTTCttttaaattacaatttcatCCGCACCtgaatgtctttgaatgcatcatcatgctagcataagtACATAAAGGAAGCCACTGTGATTCAGATTTAAAGTAGTCTTACTTTCATTTCGCACATGGCGCCAGGTGTCTTTTATGAACACCTTTTAGACGATACGTAACACATTCCCAACATTTCAGTAGCTGTAAAAACACACGGAAGAAAAGCAAATAGCTTCCATGTAGTGATCCAAATTTAAAACTGCAGCCTCGGCTAATTTAACCACCGCCTAGTGGTCAGGTTGGAGAACTACAGCCTTGTCTCGTCACATTCGTTGTACCCTCTTGTGGCCATATGATGATAGTACAACTATGAAACATTTTCGTGACAATAACATcataaaagaatgtaaggtttCGACTATAATCGTCACATTTACATTACGAATGAATCAATTATGAGTCGTACTGACGTAAACAGCCATAAATGAGATCAATGACATCAAAAAGCCTCGAAAAATACGTCTTATTAGAGATCTTGCATTGGATctgattgtgcaggtgtacctaatgaagtgtctgttGAACATTCTATTCTATCCAGTATCCGATTATTGTCTGCTTTTATAGGTAGAAAAGTTAACATAATTGAGCAGCAAGTgaaacatgaggaaaaaaacaacattttattgttCAGGACGAACTGCATTTAGGGTATCCTACGatgttatgtgttttttttagctcgTGTAGCAATATTATGGTGTctaacaaaattaattaaaataaaaacgacTTTTTTTCTATTGAAAAATGCCAATGTGTTGGTGAAAAAAAGTTAACAAAATTCACTATATTAAGTTTCCCATTCATTTTAACAGGAAGTGTCACCATGCGCCATGATGGTGTCATTTGACGCAGAGCCCCGCCTTCCTCGccagtgcagcagcagcagcagcgcgatgatgatgatgatgatgaagatgctgaCTGCAACCGTCCCCACGCTGCTACTTTTAACCCTCCTAACTCCTTCCAATGGCATCCTCCCTGATATAGTGGACTCAGGAATTAGCCACATCCTGGATAATTCCATCCCAGAAGATCCCATATTGATGCAGGTGGAGAAACAGGACCAGGATGAGCAGCTCATGTTTGGGCAGCAAGTAGGAACATGACACAGCAGATGTtatgatactgtatatataaataatatagttTTTGGATGTCTTATGATGATGCCCTACTTTCATTCAGGAGACAACCATTTCTACGACGACTGTACAATTCACCGAGCTGGACAATCATATTAACACTGTGAGTACTTCATGTTCACTGCTACAACTTTAGCTACACCtgtacaatatatactgtaaaaagACCCACTAAAAGAATACATAATAAGGTCAGCGAGGTAATCATTTGGCAACGTGTTTATtatagtgtttgtttttttgcagtggtGTACAAATATACTACTTCTCATATGCTTTGTTAATCCAAATATAAGACTCCATAGAAAAGACAGGTCGTCTTATACTTAAGATGGAGAGAGTCACACAGCAAACCAGCAGGTGGTTCCGAACTATAGAGCCCCCAAGTGGACACGAGgtgaaaaatgataaaatggttaaaaaaaacaaggaaagcaTGTGAAACTTTTTGCGAGAGAACACAAAAGTTTTGCGTTGTCTCGCAAAACTTTGTGAGGCTACAGGACGCACTTTCGGTCATTGCTTGCCTCAATAAGGACTCAATAATGAGTAGCTGGTTGTTATAATGTCATCTTTTAAATGTGAAGATACAACAAGTCAGATTTTGGAGCCCTAAACTGTAGAGACTGTCCAACTTGAAGGTAAATGTTCCCGTATTATAGGGCTGTGTCACCACTGAGGATTGTGGGAAGGGGAGGTACTGTCTTTTGGAGAAAGACAACTCCAGGTGTCAGGCTTGCAAAGGCATTGATGTGGTGAGTTTCcttttctcacatatacatattatataatatagtatttggtccaccctcgaccatctctgtgtggagtttgcatgttcaccccgtgcatgcgtgggttttctccgggtactccggtttcctcccacattccaaaaacatgctaggttaattggcgactccaaattgtccataggtatgaatgtgagtgtgaatggttgtttgtctatatgtaccctgtgattggctggcgaccagtccagggtgtaccccgcctcacgcccgaagacagctgggataggctccagcaacccccgcgaccctcgtgaggaaaagtggtagaaaatgaatgaatgaaaagtttgTCAGTCTATTTGTGCTTTTACTTCAGGTTGTGTTGAAATGAGCTGGACAGTAAAGGTGCAGACAGTCCCCATACTCTATATATGACACAAGGACAAGACCACTGTATAAGGATACCATAATGATGTGTCAGGAATGTGCACTGTTATAATTAGCTGAAGTATTAATGACTAACACAAGTAAAATGTATTGATTCTTGTGTGTTACTGCAGCCTTGCACTAAAGATGAGGAGTGCTGCAACACTGAGTTGTGTGTTTGGGGTCAGTGTAGTCCAAATGCAACCAAAGGACAAGCAGGCTGTACGTGCCAGCATCAGGGCGACTGCAGCCAGGACCTCTgctgtgcctttcacacaggtGATGTTCAGTCAGTCAAGGTCTTCATCAATCCTAGTGCAGCATAGGAGTGTATTATTACAAGTATAACAGTGCATGTATATTTAGCCCTGCTCTTCCCGGTCTGCTCTGCTATGCCGATTGAACGGGAGCGTTGTGTTCCTGCCTACAAAAAACTGATAGACGATAAAGCACCCAGGAAACACTGTCCCTGTGCAGGGGATCTCCACTGTCAGCATCTGGGGTGAGTACCCATCCATTTGTACTGTTCAAACACCCCCACATGTTGGGAGTTTGACCAAAATGTTTTAAGTTCAAGCCAACATCATgcagggtgttgattttttccTGTGATTCCGACACAGAATGCTCTCAGTAAAGGGAAGATGGAAAGTGTAAGGATAACTATAGAACTCCAACTCCAAATTATTGTTAGAATTATTGTTagaaaggcatatcttaaagaTATGCCCAAGACAAATGGTCCCTCTTTTTCAAAGCTgtctgaaaaatacaaattatcaGAAAGATTCTTCTATGCTTGTTTGGAATGATTAAAAACTCTGTCCCGACAGGCGCGGGTCCATGTGTCTTAAAGAAGTCGACTCAGTTGAAGAGGACCTGACAGACAGCCTTTACTCATCCATAGACTATATCCTTTAAATGCTAAATTCATATTGCATTATTCTCATTTCCTGTTTGCAAACCTATCCCTGAAAAAACATAGCATGACATGTAGACAACAACACAACTAACAAGTTGTACATGCTTACCTGAGGTTTAGAGGTCTGTGACTGCCAACAGGAAGTTGATGACTGGCCTGGGGGGGGGCTCATTGTACACTCAGTCAGGTCCATTGGGGGCATGTAACCCCACTACGACTATGCACTCAGCTTTATGCACTGTAGGAGCAATGAATATGTATTGCACAAGTAAAAGTTGTACAATTTCAATGACTGTTGGCTGTTATTTTCTGTCTTTAGTTCTATCCAGTGACCAAATGTCTTGGTTTCATAGGACATTTCCACATCCAGCATGAGAGAACTCTGCAGTATATGatgtacagtggtatgaaaaagtatctgaaccttttggaatttctcacatttctgcataaaatcaccatcaaatgtgatctgatctttgtcatttataggttttcatattttaatgaggatagcatgcaaacaatgactgaagggggaggaataagtaactgaaccatcatatttaatattttgtgcccCCCTTTGGCAGTAATAACTTCAACCAGACGCTTCCTGTTGCTGCAGATCAGTCAGTCTGGCACATCAATCAGGACTAATCATGGCCCATTCTTCTTTACAAAACTGTTCAGTTActtattcctcccccttctgtcattgtttacatgttatcctcattaaaatatgaaagcctataaatgtttgtgttgttttagttaaagcagacactgttttttcatctgtgtgattttgacaaagatcagatcacatttgatggtgattttatgcagaaatgtgagaaattccaaaaggttcagatactttttcataccactgtaatcCCTGAGGCTGACATGCAGGTGTTTTgccaaaaagacaaagaaaaatgtgcaaaaagttTATCTTCTGACTCTCGCCGATATGTCATCTGGTAAAATTAATAGCATCTGTATTGGAAATTTTAAAGCATCGTTGAGTAAACTTTATGTATCACTCGAGTGAGTGTCCTGGTTTTCGTTAATCAAAATATGGTGACTCTACATATTTACCATGTATAGACCTACACCTGCATAATTGAATGAGATCCAACACAAGAGCcgcattaaaaacaattacaaatcaaaaataatacttcaacatactgaggtactgcTATACATATACATTGAAAGTTAATTTAAACCATCTCAGGGGGATTGTATTgtaattaaattgaaaaaaagtcatccaaatcggaaagaaaaaacaaaaactgaagttatgaaataaagcattttaattaatttctaaAATCATCTTAAACTATTTTCACACAGGATTTGAATCTCAAAAGAAatcaacaacagaaaaaaagaatttCCTCAGAAATTGGCATTTCTACAGTGAACAGCTGGTGGCAGCATCCATCAGAAGCCCAGCAGACCGAGACACAGGTGGTGTGTGGCGGCCTTTCTGCACCATCTGGTGTCCATCTTATCAAGCAGCAGTGGGTAGAAGTACCAACTCCACCTCACGCTCCAAGCCAAAACCCCAAAAGAGGAAGCTCCCCTAAGTATGTTGTACACAATGGAGACCATATCACTGATAGATGCAGTAATCCACAAAATGTTCATACGGACAACAGGTGATTGTGTGTAGCCTGAAATGATGACTGTTTGGAGGTATTATAATTTATCCCCCCCAAAAGAAAAAGGCGCAAAATAATCAGACGTCCTTTACTTGGTGTTCTCAAGTGGGAATTAGAAGAGATTGTTCTGACTAAACCTAGTGGAGGTCATGTTGACAAGTTAAGCAGTGATCAAGGAAAGACCACACACCACTGAAGCAATAGCGCAGCTTGCTTGATGCATCATATCATAAGACTGCAAAATTCCGATTAAATGTGAGAAATGAGGATTTGAGCCAACCAAGAAGAGACAAACTGGTGAGAGAGGATGAATATGTTGGGGTCCAACCGATTAAAACAGTATCATTTTCTTCCAGGAATACCTTCTCAAATTCCCTTTAAACTTTACAGTACTATACAACCAACAGTGCACAATAAGGTTTCAGAGCTCAGAGTGGAGGCCGAGGACATTCCAACCTCAACGCTGCTTGAGTTCAAGTCTGTTTCGGGCAGCTCACCCACACCATGAGTCCCCTTGAGCAGGTCTGCCACTGTGCTACAGCAGCCACAAAATCAGTGAGCCAGAGAGACGCTGTTGGGACTCAGTCTTGTCCCGTGTCCTTGATGGGGCCCCCGTCCAAGTAGATCTTAAGAGCCTTCTCTTTTCGTGGCGAGTAGCTGACACGGTGTCCGGTCTTCAGCAGGCGGCTACTCTccttcttcattagttcattgcGCTCATCCTCTGATAGCTCCATATGCTCCTCTGTGCTGTCCCTACACATAAAAGTAACAATGTTCTCAGGCCACATACAACATTAGAAACATCTTGAATAGCATTTAAGTGAAAAGTAGCTTACCTGTAGAAGACCACAGCACCATCATCACAGATGTACAGAGGCCACATATTTAACGTCGACACCTTGGGGTTCCAGTCTAAATCCTGATGGATCTCCAGTACAGAAATATCACAGGGAAATGTTCCTCGACCCTGCGGAGATCAACACGcaagttaaaaacaaaacataaaggtCAAGGTAGCAACTTCGGTAAAATAATTATGGGCAGAAATCACATACCTTGGCAAACTCTAGCTTTTCGAGAGGAATTTCGCTGATTTCACTGAGCTGCAATCACAACAAAGTAGAAGCTCACTATCGAGAAGAGCTCAGGGAGAGCACCAACTGAATACCTTCTCCTTGAGTTCCTCAACATTGCTGCTTTCCAGAATAACTTCCTGGAAGAAACCAAGCTTCATTGTGGCAGGGCTCCACCGCCGCGTCAGAACTGCCAGCTGAGACATTGACTTCATC
The Doryrhamphus excisus isolate RoL2022-K1 chromosome 12, RoL_Dexc_1.0, whole genome shotgun sequence genome window above contains:
- the dkk3a gene encoding dickkopf-related protein 3a — translated: MMVSFDAEPRLPRQCSSSSSAMMMMMMKMLTATVPTLLLLTLLTPSNGILPDIVDSGISHILDNSIPEDPILMQVEKQDQDEQLMFGQQETTISTTTVQFTELDNHINTGCVTTEDCGKGRYCLLEKDNSRCQACKGIDVPCTKDEECCNTELCVWGQCSPNATKGQAGCTCQHQGDCSQDLCCAFHTALLFPVCSAMPIERERCVPAYKKLIDDKAPRKHCPCAGDLHCQHLGRGSMCLKEVDSVEEDLTDSLYSSIDYIL